One window of the Candidatus Stoquefichus sp. SB1 genome contains the following:
- a CDS encoding YjcZ family sporulation protein — protein sequence MLAHQGSFTLILVLFILLVIICGIC from the coding sequence ATGTTAGCACATCAAGGATCATTTACTTTAATTCTTGTTTTGTTTATCTTGTTAGTTATTATTTGTGGTATTTGTTAA
- the sufU gene encoding Fe-S cluster assembly sulfur transfer protein SufU — protein MRSLDDPQLLREIIMDHYEHPRNRGLVDDDEYKKVNMNSDTCIDDLDIQVKFDGDQIVDVRYDGEACAICTSSTSIMSQLVKGKSKAEAKKIIENYMNMIYEKDYDEELLDEAIAFKNTHKQANRIKCATLGWNGLIKLIEESEE, from the coding sequence ATGCGTTCTTTGGATGATCCTCAATTATTGAGAGAAATTATTATGGATCATTATGAACATCCACGTAATCGTGGATTGGTTGATGATGATGAATACAAAAAAGTCAATATGAATTCTGATACTTGTATTGATGATTTAGATATTCAGGTGAAATTTGATGGAGATCAAATTGTCGATGTGAGATATGATGGTGAAGCATGTGCCATTTGTACATCTTCAACATCTATTATGAGTCAATTAGTGAAAGGAAAAAGCAAAGCTGAAGCAAAGAAAATCATTGAAAATTATATGAATATGATTTATGAAAAAGATTATGATGAAGAATTACTTGATGAAGCAATTGCTTTTAAAAATACACACAAACAGGCTAATCGTATTAAATGTGCAACATTAGGCTGGAATGGTTTGATTAAATTAATTGAAGAAAGTGAGGAATAG
- a CDS encoding lysylphosphatidylglycerol synthase transmembrane domain-containing protein, translated as MKNKKYFLNIAIILIIGGVSIYLSIGKQFDQIIRSFQEAKVSWIIVMGIIMFSYYLFDALSLLYFGKAYKKDYTFKQSFINAISGTFFNGITPFASGGQFAQVYIFNKQGIPPTNSASILLMCFICYQSVLVVYTGIVLLLKYSYFVNEQAGVFSLAILGFFINFAVILGLFGGAKSKKLQNFLTHTVLKFLSRIHIVKDYELTCIKIEQYLSDFREQLRFLQKNRQVLVRSCICNFIKLTIIYSMPFFAAKALNLNVSWSSFLDFLGLCSFIYLINAFLPIPGASGGSEGIYVLLFSFLGPVGTSSSLFLWRFMSYYLGLIIGGLIFSLNKEINNSRLE; from the coding sequence ATGAAAAATAAAAAATATTTTTTGAATATTGCAATTATTTTAATTATTGGTGGCGTTTCTATCTATTTATCAATTGGGAAGCAATTTGACCAGATTATTCGTTCTTTTCAGGAAGCAAAAGTCAGTTGGATTATTGTTATGGGGATTATTATGTTTAGTTATTACCTTTTTGATGCTTTATCATTACTGTATTTTGGGAAAGCCTATAAAAAGGATTATACTTTCAAACAATCTTTTATTAATGCAATTAGTGGAACTTTCTTTAATGGTATCACGCCTTTTGCAAGTGGTGGACAATTTGCTCAAGTTTATATTTTTAATAAGCAAGGAATTCCACCAACCAATTCTGCAAGTATTCTCTTAATGTGCTTTATTTGTTATCAAAGTGTACTTGTTGTTTATACTGGAATTGTTTTGCTTTTAAAATATAGTTATTTTGTAAATGAACAAGCTGGTGTTTTTAGTTTGGCAATTTTAGGTTTCTTTATTAATTTTGCAGTTATTTTAGGTTTGTTTGGTGGTGCAAAATCAAAGAAATTACAAAACTTTTTAACACATACAGTTTTGAAGTTTTTAAGTCGTATTCATATTGTTAAAGATTATGAATTAACTTGTATAAAAATTGAACAATATCTTTCAGATTTCCGTGAACAGTTACGCTTTTTACAAAAAAATCGGCAAGTTTTGGTTCGTTCTTGTATATGTAATTTTATAAAGTTAACCATTATTTATAGTATGCCTTTTTTTGCTGCTAAAGCATTGAATTTAAATGTATCATGGAGTTCATTTCTGGATTTTTTAGGTCTTTGTTCATTTATTTATTTGATTAATGCTTTTTTACCAATTCCTGGCGCAAGTGGTGGTAGTGAAGGAATTTATGTTTTGTTATTTAGTTTTTTAGGTCCAGTAGGGACATCTTCATCACTGTTTTTATGGCGTTTTATGTCTTATTATTTAGGTTTGATTATTGGAGGACTGATTTTCTCTTTAAATAAGGAAATTAATAATTCGAGATTGGAGTGA
- a CDS encoding glycosyltransferase family 4 protein — protein sequence MAKIRINMLSNADKVDGQGVGSAYLEQVSLIKDELSDEFEVVINDSKPADIIHCHTILPEYLIKMKRNKGVNVAYVHFLPDTLDGSIRLPSSALKVFKKYITYFYNTADYLIVVNPIFIEDLVQFGIPREKIRYIPNYVSKEAFYQESQDVVVSTKKKYHIDTDTFVVLGVGQVQTRKGVKDFIEVAKMLPDVTFVWAGGFSFGKITDGYDELKDIYNHPPQNVKFIGIVPREEMNHIYNIADVLFMPSYNELFPMSILEAINSQKPLLLRDLDLYKDILFQKYLSDTTNVGFVQKLSDLKTNQELYNQYSQYSHDISQYYTKEHVRDMWKEFYQSIVAK from the coding sequence ATGGCTAAAATAAGAATAAATATGTTATCTAATGCTGATAAAGTTGATGGTCAGGGGGTTGGTAGTGCTTATCTTGAACAAGTTTCTTTAATCAAGGATGAATTAAGTGATGAATTTGAAGTGGTTATCAATGACTCAAAACCTGCTGATATTATTCATTGTCACACGATACTTCCTGAATATCTCATCAAAATGAAAAGAAATAAAGGGGTCAATGTTGCCTATGTTCATTTTTTACCTGATACCCTTGATGGCAGTATCCGTTTACCTAGTTCAGCCTTAAAAGTTTTTAAGAAATATATTACTTACTTTTATAATACAGCAGATTATTTAATTGTTGTAAATCCTATTTTTATTGAAGATCTTGTTCAATTTGGGATCCCTAGAGAAAAAATACGATATATTCCTAATTATGTATCAAAAGAAGCTTTCTATCAGGAAAGTCAAGATGTTGTTGTTTCAACAAAAAAGAAGTATCACATAGATACTGATACTTTTGTTGTTTTGGGGGTTGGACAAGTTCAGACAAGAAAAGGTGTGAAAGATTTTATTGAAGTCGCAAAAATGTTACCTGATGTAACATTTGTATGGGCGGGAGGATTTTCTTTTGGAAAGATTACTGATGGATATGATGAATTAAAAGATATTTATAATCATCCTCCACAAAATGTTAAATTTATAGGGATTGTTCCTAGAGAAGAAATGAATCATATTTATAATATCGCTGATGTGCTTTTTATGCCCTCATATAACGAATTATTCCCTATGTCCATATTAGAAGCCATCAATAGTCAAAAACCTCTTCTATTAAGAGATTTAGACCTTTATAAAGATATCTTATTCCAGAAATACTTATCTGATACAACAAACGTTGGATTTGTTCAAAAACTGAGTGATTTAAAAACAAATCAAGAATTATATAATCAATATAGTCAATATTCTCATGACATTAGTCAATATTATACAAAAGAACATGTCAGAGATATGTGGAAAGAATTTTATCAAAGCATTGTGGCTAAATAG
- a CDS encoding HIT family protein has translation MESCIFCEIGKHNIPGKIIYEDDVCMAFLDLSQTTNGHTLVIPKQHFDNVLDVDEQTLAHMMKIVQIVAKKLMKTLDAQGFNIITNMNEVAGQSVHHFHIHIIPRYTQQDSFQVIYTDHSEDVHLNDIYDRIMDETSEEF, from the coding sequence ATGGAAAGTTGTATTTTTTGTGAAATTGGAAAACATAATATTCCTGGAAAGATTATTTATGAAGATGATGTATGTATGGCATTTTTAGATTTGAGTCAAACAACTAATGGACATACATTAGTGATTCCTAAACAGCATTTTGATAATGTTTTGGATGTTGATGAACAAACATTAGCACATATGATGAAAATTGTACAAATAGTCGCAAAAAAATTGATGAAAACGCTAGATGCACAAGGATTTAATATTATAACAAATATGAATGAGGTCGCTGGTCAATCTGTTCATCATTTTCATATTCATATTATTCCTCGTTATACTCAACAAGATAGTTTCCAGGTTATTTATACTGATCACAGTGAAGATGTTCATTTAAATGACATTTATGATAGAATTATGGATGAAACATCAGAAGAGTTCTGA
- a CDS encoding aminotransferase class V-fold PLP-dependent enzyme, which produces MFDVEQIRKDFPMLNGRMMHEHPLIYLDNGATTLKPQSVIDAVCRYLSSYSGNAHRGDYDLSHEVDEQFEAARKTIAEFIHAKRPEEIVFTSGSTDSLNMIAYGYGRTHLKEGDEILLTVAEHASNTLPWFDVAQEVGAVVNYIELDAMGRLTLENVQKAITDQTKVIAVAEVTNVLGFHAPMKDICQYVHERGIIVVVDGAQSVPHQVTDVQESDIDFLAFSGHKMCGPTGIGVMYGKYDLLCETKPTRLGGGSNSRYNSCGVVTLKNPPYKFEAGTPNIEGAIGLGKAVEYLKAIGMENIHAYEKELRDYCLKKMQQLDNVEIYNAQSHGAIAFNIKGVFSQDAASLFNTYGIAVRAGQHCAKILDEFLNVSTTLRASFYFYNTKEEIDQFIEVCKKGDDFLDAFFG; this is translated from the coding sequence ATGTTCGATGTTGAACAAATAAGAAAAGATTTTCCAATGTTAAATGGAAGAATGATGCATGAGCATCCTTTGATATATCTTGATAATGGCGCAACAACTTTAAAACCGCAATCTGTTATAGATGCAGTATGTCGTTATTTAAGCAGTTATTCTGGTAATGCTCATCGTGGTGATTATGATTTATCACATGAGGTCGATGAACAGTTTGAGGCGGCACGAAAAACCATTGCTGAATTTATTCATGCTAAACGTCCTGAAGAAATTGTTTTTACATCGGGATCAACAGATTCGCTTAATATGATTGCATATGGTTATGGTAGAACGCATTTAAAAGAAGGCGATGAAATTTTATTGACGGTTGCTGAACATGCTTCTAATACGTTGCCATGGTTTGATGTGGCACAAGAAGTTGGGGCAGTTGTCAATTATATCGAGTTAGATGCTATGGGACGTTTGACTTTAGAAAATGTTCAAAAAGCAATAACTGATCAAACAAAAGTTATTGCTGTAGCTGAGGTGACAAATGTTTTAGGCTTTCATGCGCCTATGAAAGATATTTGTCAATATGTTCATGAACGTGGCATTATTGTCGTTGTTGATGGGGCTCAAAGTGTTCCTCATCAGGTTACTGATGTACAAGAAAGTGATATTGATTTTTTAGCTTTTTCAGGTCATAAAATGTGTGGACCAACAGGGATTGGTGTGATGTATGGAAAGTATGATTTATTATGCGAAACCAAACCAACCCGTTTAGGTGGGGGATCGAATTCACGCTATAATAGTTGTGGCGTTGTGACTTTAAAAAATCCACCTTATAAATTTGAAGCTGGAACACCAAATATTGAAGGGGCTATTGGACTTGGTAAAGCAGTAGAGTATCTCAAGGCTATTGGGATGGAAAATATTCATGCTTATGAAAAAGAATTGCGTGATTACTGTCTTAAAAAAATGCAGCAATTGGATAATGTAGAGATTTATAATGCACAATCACATGGTGCTATTGCTTTTAATATTAAAGGGGTCTTTTCACAAGATGCTGCAAGTCTTTTTAATACATATGGCATCGCTGTAAGGGCGGGTCAGCATTGTGCTAAGATTCTTGATGAGTTTTTAAATGTATCAACAACATTACGTGCCTCTTTTTACTTTTATAACACAAAAGAAGAAATTGATCAGTTTATTGAAGTATGTAAGAAAGGAGATGACTTTTTAGATGCGTTCTTTGGATGA
- a CDS encoding peptidylprolyl isomerase: MKQKRLVGLALASMIVLSGCSGTVKDNGKDVVASIDGKNILADDIYTNLSTSASGKQALFTYVLDQLIRENFPVTDDMKENASEIVTNIETNYKNQYGDEADTQLESALASSGYEDMSAYKDSLIQSLQYSEFLKKYVKANFDEVFEDYYKQESPRFMSLIKISMTDPDSPTDDEKEKLEEVKSLLKTNKSFADIASEYSDDDSKSAKGNIGVIDSTSGLKNLYGSDVEKTALSLSQGKVSEAIKGSDGYYFLYCTSTDKEKVKSELKTVDVDSPLLVYDDYMVYLAFKTYELKYSDEEIQNTIQKIVKESLEARDDLRKEKA, encoded by the coding sequence ATGAAACAAAAACGACTTGTAGGGCTAGCATTAGCCAGTATGATAGTCTTGAGCGGATGTTCAGGAACAGTGAAAGATAATGGGAAAGATGTTGTAGCCTCTATCGATGGAAAGAATATTCTGGCTGATGACATTTATACAAATCTTTCTACCAGTGCGTCTGGAAAACAAGCTTTATTTACCTATGTATTAGATCAGTTAATAAGGGAAAATTTTCCAGTTACTGATGATATGAAAGAAAATGCTTCTGAAATTGTCACAAATATTGAAACGAATTATAAAAATCAATATGGTGATGAAGCTGATACACAATTAGAAAGTGCTCTTGCTTCTAGTGGGTATGAAGATATGAGTGCTTATAAAGATTCTTTAATTCAATCTTTACAATATTCAGAGTTCCTAAAAAAATATGTGAAGGCTAACTTTGATGAGGTTTTTGAAGATTATTACAAACAAGAATCACCTCGTTTTATGAGTTTAATTAAGATTTCAATGACTGATCCAGACAGTCCTACAGATGATGAAAAAGAAAAATTAGAAGAAGTGAAATCATTATTAAAAACAAATAAAAGTTTTGCAGATATTGCCTCAGAATATTCTGATGATGATTCAAAGAGTGCCAAAGGAAATATTGGTGTCATTGATTCAACTTCTGGACTAAAGAATCTTTATGGAAGTGATGTTGAAAAAACGGCTTTATCTTTATCACAAGGAAAAGTGAGTGAAGCGATTAAGGGAAGTGATGGATACTATTTCTTATATTGTACAAGTACAGATAAAGAAAAAGTGAAAAGTGAATTAAAAACTGTTGATGTTGATTCTCCATTACTTGTTTATGATGATTATATGGTCTATTTAGCATTTAAGACTTATGAATTAAAATATAGTGATGAAGAAATTCAAAATACAATTCAAAAAATTGTTAAAGAATCCTTAGAGGCTCGAGATGATCTTAGAAAGGAGAAAGCATAA
- the sufC gene encoding Fe-S cluster assembly ATPase SufC — MSTLKIENLHVKVGEKEILRGIHLEVKTGEVHAIMGPNGNGKSTLLSAIMGHPKYTVTQGSITLDDQDVLSMEVDERARAGLFLGMQYPQEIPGVTNSDFLKAAINARREEPISLFKFIRTLDKNIEELDMDENLAHRYLNEGFSGGEKKRNEILQMKLLQPRFALLDEIDSGLDVDALRVVSEAINSMRSDHFGCVMVSHYERLFELVKPTHVHVLVQGQIVMSGGYEVIEKIDHEGYEWVRELGIEIQQEEEKQPILLESCGKKEQLKHDK, encoded by the coding sequence ATGTCAACTTTAAAGATTGAAAATTTACATGTTAAAGTCGGAGAAAAAGAAATTTTAAGAGGTATTCATTTAGAAGTTAAAACAGGAGAAGTACACGCTATTATGGGGCCTAATGGTAACGGAAAATCAACGTTACTGTCAGCAATTATGGGTCATCCTAAATATACAGTGACACAAGGGTCAATTACACTTGATGATCAGGATGTTTTAAGTATGGAAGTCGATGAACGTGCACGTGCAGGTTTGTTTTTAGGAATGCAGTATCCTCAGGAAATACCAGGAGTGACAAACTCAGATTTCTTGAAAGCAGCAATCAATGCAAGAAGAGAAGAACCTATTTCTTTATTTAAATTTATTCGTACACTTGATAAAAATATTGAAGAGTTGGATATGGATGAAAATTTAGCTCATCGTTATTTAAATGAAGGTTTTTCAGGTGGTGAAAAGAAACGTAATGAAATATTACAGATGAAATTATTACAGCCACGTTTTGCTTTATTAGATGAGATTGATTCTGGTTTGGATGTTGATGCATTAAGAGTTGTCAGTGAAGCGATTAATTCTATGCGTAGTGATCATTTTGGATGTGTTATGGTTTCACATTATGAAAGATTATTTGAATTGGTTAAACCTACTCATGTTCATGTTCTTGTACAAGGACAAATTGTGATGAGTGGTGGTTATGAAGTGATTGAAAAAATTGATCATGAAGGATATGAATGGGTAAGAGAATTAGGTATTGAGATTCAGCAAGAGGAAGAAAAACAACCAATTCTTTTGGAATCTTGTGGGAAAAAGGAACAGTTGAAACATGATAAATGA
- a CDS encoding SufB/SufD family protein yields the protein MINDILSSEFYLVIKNGDCFQSHLPDHVSYQAGLLNFMNVNPVEIQIVYILDEKQTFDIDIRVLERCEINMIESKFLANGATLNKNMYLAQDAHLHIFSENNSGSAKSYENVYLQENAICQYGFAELSDGDFSGYYHYYLDGVGADAKVRMAILAKAKENKYYEVLIKHNQPHTFGQMDNYGVVKDAGKLIIDGIGSITKGQHGSASHQTNKIMVFDSNCIAGANPYLYIDDFDVKASHAAGVGKMDEEHLYYLQSRGLSKKQAMHLITYGYLKPVIEVVDNEMLKERFEKALSKVGA from the coding sequence ATGATAAATGATATTTTAAGTAGTGAATTTTATCTTGTTATTAAAAATGGTGATTGTTTTCAATCTCATCTCCCTGATCATGTCTCTTATCAAGCGGGACTTTTGAATTTTATGAATGTTAATCCTGTAGAAATTCAAATTGTCTATATTTTAGATGAAAAACAGACTTTCGATATTGATATTCGTGTTTTAGAACGTTGTGAAATTAATATGATTGAAAGTAAGTTTTTAGCAAATGGTGCAACTTTGAATAAGAATATGTATTTGGCTCAAGATGCTCATCTGCATATTTTTAGTGAAAATAATTCAGGGTCTGCAAAAAGTTATGAAAATGTTTATTTACAGGAAAATGCGATTTGTCAGTATGGTTTTGCTGAATTATCTGATGGTGATTTTAGTGGTTATTATCATTACTATTTAGATGGCGTTGGAGCTGATGCCAAAGTTCGTATGGCAATTCTTGCAAAAGCTAAAGAAAATAAATATTATGAAGTTTTGATTAAACATAATCAACCTCATACATTTGGTCAGATGGATAATTATGGTGTGGTTAAAGATGCTGGAAAATTAATTATTGATGGTATTGGTTCTATTACAAAAGGTCAACATGGTTCAGCTAGTCACCAGACAAATAAAATAATGGTTTTTGATTCCAATTGTATTGCTGGAGCAAATCCATATTTATATATTGATGATTTTGATGTAAAAGCATCACATGCAGCTGGAGTCGGAAAGATGGATGAAGAACATCTTTATTATTTACAAAGTCGTGGTCTTTCTAAGAAACAGGCAATGCATTTAATAACATATGGATATTTAAAACCAGTTATTGAAGTTGTTGATAATGAAATGTTAAAGGAACGTTTTGAAAAAGCTTTATCAAAGGTAGGTGCTTAA
- a CDS encoding HD domain-containing protein, whose product MIKIKDMKCGNDNVEFTAMINHVTTGKTNGANKSNYLSIVFQDDTGTIDAKLWNASDEHIQSLKNGAVVRGKGDIIKYSDDRQMKIISIDDVSYQQSQQVEFLTKAPLDSETMMNELMRYVKQISNSKLYVLTKHLFEKQMEALKIYPAASKNHHDCVSGLAFHTLSMLKVAESMLTIYPQLNADLMYAGILLHDIGKTVELSGPVVPTYTMEGKMLGHISIAQAMVYQAAQELNIEGEEVVLLQHMILAHHGKNEFGSPVLPQIREAEMIYLIDNIDARMNMFDKALDQVNAGEYSKRIFALENRTIYKPKMYE is encoded by the coding sequence ATGATAAAGATTAAAGATATGAAGTGTGGTAATGACAATGTGGAATTTACTGCAATGATTAATCATGTAACAACAGGTAAGACAAATGGTGCAAATAAAAGTAATTATTTAAGTATTGTTTTTCAAGATGATACAGGAACAATTGATGCTAAACTTTGGAATGCAAGTGATGAGCATATTCAGTCTTTAAAAAATGGAGCTGTTGTGAGAGGGAAAGGTGATATTATTAAATATAGTGATGATCGTCAAATGAAAATCATTAGTATTGATGATGTATCTTATCAACAATCACAGCAAGTAGAATTTTTAACGAAAGCTCCTCTTGATAGTGAAACAATGATGAATGAGTTAATGAGGTATGTCAAACAAATCTCTAATAGTAAACTTTATGTCTTAACAAAACATCTTTTTGAAAAGCAAATGGAAGCATTGAAAATTTATCCAGCAGCCAGTAAAAATCATCATGATTGTGTATCTGGATTGGCTTTTCATACTTTGTCAATGTTAAAAGTTGCTGAAAGTATGTTAACTATTTATCCTCAATTAAATGCCGATTTAATGTATGCTGGTATTTTATTGCATGATATTGGAAAAACTGTTGAGTTAAGTGGACCTGTTGTGCCAACTTATACAATGGAAGGCAAGATGTTAGGGCATATATCAATTGCTCAGGCAATGGTTTATCAGGCTGCCCAGGAATTAAATATTGAGGGTGAAGAGGTAGTTTTATTGCAACATATGATTTTAGCTCATCATGGCAAAAATGAATTTGGTTCTCCTGTTCTTCCACAAATTAGAGAAGCAGAAATGATCTATTTGATTGATAATATAGATGCAAGAATGAATATGTTTGATAAAGCTTTAGATCAAGTGAATGCAGGAGAATATTCAAAACGTATTTTTGCATTAGAAAATAGAACAATTTATAAACCTAAAATGTATGAATAA
- a CDS encoding glycosyltransferase, whose protein sequence is MNIALFSDTYLPDINGVATSTHILKKELKKHGHHVLVVTTMLPHDSDYQDDDTHVLRLPGLDLKSLYGYRASNIYSFKGMKELKDFQPDIIHIQTEFGIGIFGKIAGEILNIPVCYTYHTMWADYSHYIAPGNIKAVDQAAKKIIEKISKIYGDSCSELIVPSQKTADALREYGISNSINVIPTGLELDKFSIANKNQEMMNDIIHQYHLQNKFVVTFLGRVAPEKSIDLLIEAMYEIVQYKKNICMMIVGGGPQIEELEEMVHQYGLDQYIYFTGPKESEFVPSFYHVSDLFVSASITETQGLTFIEAMASGIPVLARYDKNLEGVIIDGRNGYFFNDKVDLVQKIIQLSKQSLKQLTKNALEDAKQYSSENFYQKIMKTYHKALAKHHYCYEVVALTPDKGHTYNVAFQFDNHQVIIHLSSQVVERYGLSVGQVVDREELDALKDQEQVSRAYHLALKYLTYKDYSYAKMQKKLADKGDFDDIQIEMTMELLVQKNLIDDVEYTKNYFQKAKRMGVGVNKIVYNLKREGISPFVIDEYLADYSPDLEYDKAVEIVKKLYNENTTKPQYALIQNIKNKLFNKGFSQDVVERAINDFDFVFPKEHTQKLLTKEYYRVYNRYKNRYEPQILKSKVITFLVQKGYEYDDVVEIIRELWEENNDKD, encoded by the coding sequence GTGAATATTGCTTTATTTAGTGATACGTATTTACCAGATATTAATGGAGTAGCAACGTCTACACATATTTTAAAAAAAGAATTAAAAAAACATGGGCATCACGTTTTGGTAGTCACAACAATGCTACCGCATGATAGTGATTATCAGGATGATGATACTCATGTTTTGCGTTTACCAGGTTTAGATTTAAAAAGTCTTTATGGATATCGTGCTTCTAATATTTATTCTTTTAAAGGTATGAAAGAACTGAAAGATTTTCAGCCAGATATTATTCATATTCAAACTGAATTTGGAATTGGTATTTTTGGTAAAATTGCTGGTGAAATATTAAATATTCCAGTATGTTATACTTATCATACAATGTGGGCTGATTATTCTCATTATATTGCTCCTGGGAATATTAAAGCAGTTGATCAGGCAGCTAAAAAGATTATTGAAAAAATATCAAAGATATATGGTGATAGCTGTTCTGAACTGATTGTTCCTTCTCAAAAAACAGCAGATGCATTAAGAGAATATGGCATTTCAAATTCTATTAATGTTATACCTACTGGTTTAGAGTTAGACAAATTTTCAATTGCAAATAAGAATCAGGAAATGATGAATGATATCATTCATCAATATCATCTTCAAAATAAATTTGTAGTCACTTTTTTAGGGAGAGTTGCTCCTGAAAAAAGTATTGATTTGTTAATAGAAGCTATGTATGAAATTGTTCAATACAAAAAGAATATTTGTATGATGATAGTTGGTGGCGGTCCACAAATTGAAGAATTAGAAGAAATGGTTCATCAGTATGGATTAGACCAATATATTTATTTTACTGGTCCAAAAGAAAGTGAATTTGTTCCTTCGTTTTATCATGTTTCTGATTTGTTTGTTTCAGCTTCCATTACTGAAACGCAAGGATTAACTTTTATTGAAGCTATGGCGAGTGGGATTCCAGTGTTAGCCAGATATGATAAGAATTTAGAAGGGGTTATTATTGATGGACGTAATGGCTATTTCTTTAATGATAAAGTAGATTTGGTTCAAAAAATTATCCAGTTGTCTAAACAGTCATTGAAACAATTAACCAAAAATGCATTAGAGGATGCTAAGCAGTATAGTAGTGAGAATTTCTATCAAAAAATTATGAAAACTTATCATAAAGCTTTAGCCAAACATCATTATTGTTATGAAGTGGTGGCATTGACACCGGATAAGGGACATACTTATAATGTGGCATTTCAATTTGATAATCATCAAGTGATTATTCATTTGTCTTCGCAAGTGGTTGAGCGTTATGGATTAAGTGTTGGACAAGTTGTTGATAGAGAAGAACTGGATGCCTTAAAAGATCAGGAACAGGTTTCTCGAGCTTATCATTTGGCATTAAAATATTTAACGTATAAAGATTATAGTTATGCTAAAATGCAAAAGAAATTAGCTGATAAAGGTGATTTTGATGATATTCAAATAGAAATGACAATGGAGTTGTTAGTTCAAAAGAATCTCATTGATGATGTAGAGTATACAAAAAATTATTTTCAAAAGGCTAAACGAATGGGTGTAGGTGTTAACAAGATTGTCTATAATCTGAAAAGAGAAGGAATCTCACCTTTTGTGATTGATGAATATTTAGCAGATTATTCACCAGATCTTGAATATGATAAGGCTGTTGAGATTGTTAAGAAATTATATAATGAAAATACAACGAAACCACAATATGCATTAATTCAAAATATCAAGAATAAATTATTTAATAAAGGATTTTCACAAGATGTTGTTGAAAGAGCAATTAATGATTTTGATTTTGTATTTCCTAAAGAACATACTCAGAAACTTTTAACAAAAGAGTATTATCGTGTATATAATCGATATAAGAATCGTTATGAACCACAAATTCTAAAAAGCAAAGTCATAACATTTTTAGTTCAAAAAGGGTATGAATATGATGATGTTGTAGAAATTATTAGAGAGTTATGGGAGGAAAATAATGATAAAGATTAA